A stretch of the Lolium perenne isolate Kyuss_39 chromosome 3, Kyuss_2.0, whole genome shotgun sequence genome encodes the following:
- the LOC127342814 gene encoding uncharacterized protein At5g01610 — translation MANPSQSRVALLLPVAALLAAALLLPLARSDADADADADAGSTPTTAYDELRLRGFPRGLLPANVRGYTLDAGSGDFAVDLVSSCRIVLPAGSYLANFNDRLTGHLDDGRISGLSGISVKAFFRWWSITGIRADGDELVFEVGSVSAKFPARHFNASLECPAKADS, via the coding sequence ATGGCGAACCCTTCTCAATCccgcgtcgccctcctcctcccaGTCGCGGCCCTCCTCGCGGCGGCTCTCCTCCTCCCGCTCGCCCGCTccgacgccgacgccgacgccgacgccgacgccggATCCACCCCTACCACCGCGTACGACGAGCTCCGCCTCCGCGGCTTCCCCCGGGGCCTGCTCCCGGCCAACGTCCGCGGCTACACGCTCGACGCCGGGTCGGGGGACTTCGCCGTAGACCTCGTCTCCAGCTGCCGCATCGTGCTGCCCGCGGGGAGCTACCTGGCCAACTTCAACGACCGCCTCACCGGCCACCTCGACGACGGTCGCATCTCCGGGCTCAGCGGCATCAGCGTCAAGGCCTTCTTCCGCTGGTGGTCAATCACCGGGATCCGCGCCGATGGGGACGAGCTCGTCTTCGAGGTGGGCTCCGTCTCCGCCAAATTCCCCGCTCGCCACTTCAACGCCAGCCTCGAATGCCCCGCCAAGGCCGACTCTTAG